One window of the Ictidomys tridecemlineatus isolate mIctTri1 chromosome 11, mIctTri1.hap1, whole genome shotgun sequence genome contains the following:
- the LOC144367795 gene encoding olfactory receptor 10J4, translating into MSRPNFTVVTEFTFEGFSVFGWHHRLIFFVVFLVLYLLTLASNAVILTVIYISHQLHTPMYFFLGVLSMSETCYTVAIIPRMLSSLLMPQQTISVPGCATQLFFYLTFGVNNCFLLAAMGYDRYVAICSPLRYSVIMGKRACAHLASGSWTIGLSTAVIQVSSVFSLPFCDANIISHFFCDIRPLMKLACADTTIKEFITLLISLCVLVLPMVLIFISYVLIVTTILRMASAEGRKKAFATCASHLTVVIVHYGCTSFIYLKPKSQNSLQDRLISVTYTVITPLLNPVVYSLRNKEVKDALLRALGRKPLS; encoded by the coding sequence ATGTCAAGACCCAATTTCACGGTGGTGACAGAATTTACTTTTGAAGGCTTCTCCGTCTTCGGGTGGCACCACAGACTCATCTTCTTTGTGGTCTTTTTGGTCTTGTACCTGCTCACACTTGCCAGTAATGCTGTCATCCTGACAGTCATCTACATCAGTCATCAGCtccacacacccatgtacttcttcctgggCGTGCTGTCCATGTCTGAGACCTGTTACACGGTGGCCATCATCCCCCGAATGCTGTCCAGCCTTCTCATGCCCCAACAAACCATCTCCGTTCCGGGCTGTGCCACCCAGCTCTTTTTCTATCTCACTTTTGGTGTCAACAACTGCTTCCTGCTCGCAGCCATGGGGTATGACCGCTACGTGGCCATCTGCAGCCCCCTACGGTATTCAGTCATCATGGGCAAAAGGGCATGTGCACACCTGGCAAGTGGATCCTGGACCATCGGCCTGAGCACCGCTGTCATTCAGGTGTCTTCTGTCTTCAGCCTGCCCTTCTGCGACGCCAACATCATCTCCCACTTCTTTTGTGACATCCGGCCCCTGATGAAGCTTGCCTGTGCCGACACCACCATCAAAGAGTTCATCACTTTGCTCATCAGCCTCTGCGTCCTTGTTCTGCCCATGGTCTTGATCTTCATCTCCTACGTCCTGATTGTCACCACCATCCTCAGGATGGCATCAGCCGAGGGCCGGAAAAAGGCTTTTGCCACCTGTGCCTCCCACCTCACGGTCGTTATCGTCCACTACGGCTGTACCTCCTTCATCTACCTGAAACCCAAATCCCAGAATTCCCTGCAGGACAGACTCATCTCCGTGACCTACACCGTCATCACCCCACTGCTGAACCCCGTGGtgtacagcctgaggaacaaggaggtCAAGGATGCCTTACTCAGAGCTCTGGGAAGAAAACCCCTTTCTTAG
- the Or10j1 gene encoding olfactory receptor 10J1, translating to MKRENYTIITEFTFQGFSSFHEHQMTLFVVFLKLYILTLAGNVIIVTIIRMDRHLHTPMYFFLSMLSTSETVYTLVILPRMLSSLVGRSQSISLAGCATQMFFFVTFGITNCFLLTAMGYDRYVAICNPLRYTIIMNKRVCLQLVGGACSIGLVVAVTQVSAVFRLPFCATKVAHFFCDIRPVMKLSCIDITVNEILTLIISVLVLVVPMGLIFISYVLIISTILKIASAEGRKKAFATCASHLTVVIVHYGCASIAYLKPKSENTRDEDQLISVTYTVITPLLNPVVYTLRNKEVRDALYRAICRKHS from the coding sequence ATGAAGAGAGAAAACTACACGATCATCACTGAGTTTACTTTCCAAGGTTTCTCCAGTTTCCATGAGCACCAGATGACCCTTTTTGTGGTGTTCCTTAAACTCTACATCCTCACGCTAGCAGGCAATGTCATCATTGTGACCATCATCCGAATGGACCGTCATCttcacacacccatgtacttcttcctaaGCATGCTGTCCACTTCAGAGACCGTCTACACATTGGTCATTCTCCCAAGGATGCTATCCAGTCTTGTGGGTAGGAGCCAGTCCATATCGTTGGCAGGTTGTGCCACACAGATGTTCTTTTTTGTAACCTTTGGGATCACTAACTGCTTCCTGCTCACGGCCATGGgatatgaccgctatgtggccatctgcaaccCCCTGAGATACACAATTATCATGAACAAGAGGGTGTGCTTGCAGCTGGTGGGGGGGGCCTGCAGCATTGGCCTAGTTGTAGCAGTGACACAGGTGTCAGCTGTGTTCCGACTGCCCTTCTGTGCCACCAAGGTAGCCCACTTCTTCTGTGACATCCGGCCCGTGATGAAGCTCTCCTGCATCGACATCACTGTCAACGAGATCCTGACTTTGATCATCAGTGTGCTGGTGCTAGTTGTACCTATGGGCCTGATCTTCATCTCCTATGTTCTCATCATCTCCACCATCCTAAAGATCGCCTCTGCAGAGGGCCGGAAGAAGGCCTTCGCCACCTGTGCCTCCCACCTCACAGTGGTCATCGTCCACTACGGCTGTGCCTCCATCGCCTACCTCAAGCCCAAGTCGGAGAACACCAGGGATGAGGACCAGCTGATCTCTGTGACCTACACGGTCATCACACCCCTGCTGAACCCCGTGGTCTACACCCTGAGGAACAAGGAGGTTAGGGATGCTCTGTACAGGGCTATCTGCAGGAAACACTCCTGA